The sequence ACTCGTACCCGAGCGACTCGGCCCGCGCCTTCACATACGACACGATCAGCGACAAGCCCATGACCAGGGCGGCGAGCACGGCCACGCGGGGCATGTGGCGCACGGTGGCCAGCCACACGATGCCGGTGAGCACGGCCGCGTCGGAGAGCCGGTCGACCACCGAGTCGAGGAAGGCGCCGCGCCGCGAGGCCCGCCCGGACGCCTTGGCCACCGCACCGTCGAGCATGTCGGGGAGGCCGGAGAGGAGGCTCACCACCCCACCGACACGGTCCTGGCCCATCGCGATCAGGGTGCCGGCGCCGAGGCTGCCGGCCAGACCGATGGCGGTCAGGCTGTTCGCGGTGACGCCGGCTTTGGCAAGGGCGTGGCCAGCGGGTTCGGTGACGTGGCGGAAGCTGTTTCTGGCTTTGTTCGACGAGAGCACGGAGATCCTGTCAACGGGAGTGCCGCCCCGGACGGAACGGCGCAGAGGACCGGACGACCGGGCGAGGCTAGCACGCCCTCCGGCCACGCTCAATTATGGCGCGATCTCGTCTCGATCACACTGCTGAAAGGCCCAGGGCCGGTGGTAGCATCGCCACTCCCGGCAGGAAATGACGGTGAACACCTGCTGGCCGGGTCGTGAATATCGAGAGCATCGGGTCGTGAATATCGAGAGCATCGGGTCGTGAACGTCGAGAGCATCGGGTCGTGAACGTCGAGAGCATCGTCGAGGACGGGGATCCGGGGGAACCAGCCAGCTCCGGCCCCGGACCGATGACCGTCCGAGGGAGCCCCAGCGCCCTTCGGATGCAGCCCGAGAGGGAGGGCCGGAAGCGTGAAGAGCTACCCCACTGACCACGTCCGCAACGTTCTGATCGTGGGCCACGGTGGAGCCGGCAAGACCTCTCTGGTCGAGGCGTTGCTGCACGCCACGGGCGCGATCAACCGGGTCGGCCGGGTCGAGGACGGCTCCACCACCACCGACTTCGAGCCGGAGGAGACCCGCAAGCAGATCTCGGTGTCGCTCGCGCTCGCCCCGGTCGAGCACGGCGGCTACAAGGTGAACCTGCTCGACGCGCCCGGCTACGCCGACTTCGTCGGTGAGGTGCGGGCCGCCCTGCCCGCCGTGGACGCCGTCCTGTTCGTGGTCAGCGCGGTCGACGGGGTCGAGACCCAGACCGAGGTGGTCTGGACCATGGCCGAGGAGCTCGGGCTGCCCAGGGCCTTCTTCATCAACAAGCTCGACCGCGACCGCGCCTCGTTCTCACGCACGCTCGACGCCATCCAGGCCGCCTTCGGCAAGGGGTGCCCGCCCCTGTACCTCCCGATCGGCGAGGAGCACGAGCTCTCGGGGCTGGTCGGGCTGCTCTCGGGGCGGGCGTTCACCCACGGCGCCGACGGGCGCCGCACCGAGGGCGACGTGCCCGACGCGCTGGCCGACGCCGCCGAGGACCTGCGCGCCCAGCT is a genomic window of Actinomycetes bacterium containing:
- a CDS encoding CDP-alcohol phosphatidyltransferase family protein, producing MLSSNKARNSFRHVTEPAGHALAKAGVTANSLTAIGLAGSLGAGTLIAMGQDRVGGVVSLLSGLPDMLDGAVAKASGRASRRGAFLDSVVDRLSDAAVLTGIVWLATVRHMPRVAVLAALVMGLSLIVSYVKARAESLGYECNAGIAERPERVIVLGVALLFGHVLAGLWVLAAGTVITVVQRVLRVWQQPELGPDIGR